In one Trichlorobacter lovleyi SZ genomic region, the following are encoded:
- the pilM gene encoding type IV pilus biogenesis protein PilM, with product MGLLQRKAIGIEISHGGIAAVMLSCPAGRIVLQRATRTALPANTLQPSLKEAQVLQPAAFVNSLREAWGSLNLSTRRIALSLPDNAGLLLLTRLDEPWKTRDEATGMLRWKLAKRLGMEPELLQLDFHLLERKPDGSTDLLVALVHRTVIQQYEDLFQEAGLQPARIGFHTLHLLRLLDRLPMDTGQIITLYDNVLGTIALSDARPLFYRVKTLPSGPGQITLLRRELATSLSAARHSYGGILPGSCHALTAPHDASLAALLTETRGTPPGMVALAALVEQGPELSLTPLQLFQTSAAVGAGLGAI from the coding sequence ATGGGACTGTTGCAGCGAAAAGCAATCGGCATTGAGATCAGTCACGGCGGTATAGCAGCCGTCATGCTCTCCTGCCCGGCCGGCAGAATCGTACTGCAGCGTGCAACCCGCACGGCACTCCCCGCCAATACCCTTCAACCCAGTTTGAAAGAAGCCCAGGTGCTGCAACCGGCTGCCTTTGTCAACTCACTCCGTGAGGCCTGGGGCAGTCTTAATCTGTCCACCCGCCGGATAGCACTTTCACTGCCCGACAATGCCGGTCTCCTGCTGTTGACACGCCTTGATGAGCCATGGAAAACCCGTGACGAGGCAACCGGCATGCTCCGCTGGAAACTGGCCAAGCGGCTGGGCATGGAACCTGAACTGCTGCAGCTTGATTTTCACCTGCTGGAACGCAAGCCGGACGGCAGTACTGACCTGCTGGTAGCCCTGGTGCATCGCACGGTGATCCAACAGTATGAAGATCTGTTTCAGGAGGCAGGATTGCAACCGGCACGGATCGGTTTTCATACACTGCACCTCTTGCGGCTGCTTGACCGTCTGCCCATGGATACAGGGCAGATCATTACCCTGTACGACAACGTCCTCGGCACCATTGCACTATCTGATGCCAGGCCGCTTTTCTACCGGGTCAAAACGCTGCCATCCGGACCTGGTCAGATCACCCTGCTGCGCCGGGAACTGGCAACGTCTCTGTCTGCCGCCCGGCACAGCTACGGCGGTATCCTGCCCGGCAGTTGTCATGCCCTGACAGCCCCCCATGATGCTTCGCTTGCAGCACTGCTGACCGAAACACGCGGCACCCCGCCCGGCATGGTTGCCCTTGCAGCGCTGGTTGAGCAGGGGCCTGAACTCAGCCTTACGCCACTGCAGCTGTTTCAGACCAGCGCCGCCGTCGGCGCTGGTCTGGGAGCGATCTGA
- a CDS encoding chitobiase/beta-hexosaminidase C-terminal domain-containing protein: MRIATMHRWLLSFLAGTALYLTCFSTVSTAVVAGPNAFYNATYYYNQFFTTALTDALTTIMLTASPLPDSTPVVFNRPGVTLTIQGGFNDAFNAQAGTTVLGSSLTISQGTLILDNLTIGGSTTPPGDLTPPVTTPNPAGGSFTAAINVQLSTNEAATIHYTTDGSTPTTASAAYTGLIPVSSTTTLTYFAIDSAGNSEAAKTSTFVINPAGDAAANHANLTYTGSTTCLQCHTKQATDLAGSVHYKWEGPYSKISNKPGVTGGKLNTAVNAYCINTLGNWNGCGSCHIGAGAKPGTIADATQNIDCLICHQVAYKRVRNATTGLFEPDTAKMTISMDQAVQTLHKPVKSNCLQCHAKGGGGDALKRGDLALINGTTTDRNYDVHMASTGANLTCQQCHTTIDHHVAGGGSDLRPTDNATLISCSTSACHTTKTNLSTGHSSSTLSSTTIYDISHHVGRVACQTCHIPSYGRKAADAVLDTVTGFGDQSTETDRTWVTPEWSVANNRWEPTVVRANNLKPVYAFYDGSSWVYDLYDVAVIDPATGNYKISRPNGGINTANTKLYPFKYKTSTQPMHTASGKLIALNTSVYFKTADVAASIQSGLTNMGLNPGDAYSMVKADEYQMLNHTVAPKANALKCAACHGTTSVPATQMNLKSMGYALKASESVVCVQCHGSEDSLSFTKVHSKHVADRRYDCSFCHNFSRAAERGLKTTK; the protein is encoded by the coding sequence ATGCGTATAGCAACCATGCATCGTTGGCTACTATCATTTCTGGCCGGTACTGCACTGTATCTGACCTGTTTTTCCACTGTCTCCACAGCGGTAGTTGCCGGGCCAAACGCCTTTTACAATGCAACCTATTACTACAACCAGTTTTTCACGACTGCACTGACCGACGCACTGACAACCATCATGTTGACCGCCAGTCCTCTTCCGGACAGCACGCCGGTTGTCTTTAACCGCCCCGGCGTCACCCTGACGATACAGGGCGGCTTCAATGACGCCTTCAACGCTCAGGCCGGCACAACCGTATTGGGCAGCAGCCTGACCATCAGCCAGGGCACCCTGATCCTTGACAACCTTACCATTGGCGGATCAACGACACCTCCTGGTGACCTAACCCCGCCGGTAACAACGCCCAACCCCGCCGGCGGCAGCTTTACGGCAGCGATCAATGTCCAGCTGAGCACTAATGAGGCTGCCACTATCCACTACACCACCGACGGCAGCACCCCCACCACCGCCTCTGCGGCCTACACCGGCCTGATTCCGGTCAGCAGCACGACGACGCTTACCTATTTTGCAATAGACAGTGCCGGAAACAGTGAAGCAGCCAAGACCAGCACCTTTGTCATCAACCCGGCAGGAGATGCAGCAGCTAACCACGCCAATCTGACCTACACCGGCAGCACCACCTGCCTGCAGTGCCACACCAAACAGGCCACCGATCTGGCCGGTTCAGTCCACTACAAATGGGAAGGGCCGTATAGCAAGATCAGCAACAAACCGGGGGTAACCGGCGGCAAGCTGAACACCGCCGTCAACGCCTACTGCATCAACACCCTGGGCAACTGGAACGGCTGCGGTTCATGCCATATCGGTGCCGGTGCCAAGCCGGGCACCATTGCCGATGCCACCCAGAACATCGACTGCCTGATCTGCCACCAGGTTGCCTACAAGCGGGTACGTAACGCCACCACCGGCCTGTTTGAGCCGGACACCGCCAAGATGACCATCTCCATGGATCAGGCCGTGCAGACCCTGCACAAGCCGGTTAAATCAAACTGTCTGCAGTGCCATGCCAAGGGCGGCGGCGGCGATGCCCTCAAGCGTGGGGATCTGGCCCTGATCAACGGCACCACCACCGACCGCAACTACGATGTCCATATGGCCTCCACCGGCGCCAATCTGACCTGCCAGCAGTGCCATACCACCATTGACCACCATGTGGCTGGCGGAGGTTCAGACCTGCGACCAACCGACAATGCCACGCTTATCAGTTGCTCCACCTCGGCCTGCCATACCACCAAAACCAACCTGAGCACCGGCCATAGCAGCTCAACCCTCAGTTCCACCACCATCTATGACATCAGCCACCATGTGGGGCGTGTGGCCTGCCAGACCTGCCATATCCCCTCCTACGGCAGAAAGGCGGCCGATGCCGTACTGGACACCGTGACCGGCTTTGGTGATCAGTCCACTGAAACCGACCGCACCTGGGTAACCCCCGAATGGTCAGTGGCCAACAACCGCTGGGAGCCGACCGTTGTCCGTGCCAACAACCTCAAACCGGTCTACGCCTTCTATGACGGCAGTTCCTGGGTCTATGACCTGTATGATGTGGCCGTGATCGATCCGGCCACCGGCAACTACAAGATCAGCCGTCCCAACGGCGGCATCAACACCGCCAACACCAAGCTGTATCCGTTCAAGTACAAGACCTCGACCCAGCCGATGCACACCGCCAGCGGCAAGCTGATCGCCCTGAACACCTCGGTCTACTTCAAGACCGCCGATGTGGCTGCTTCAATTCAGTCCGGTCTGACCAACATGGGTCTCAACCCGGGCGATGCCTACAGCATGGTCAAGGCCGACGAGTACCAGATGCTGAACCACACCGTGGCCCCCAAGGCCAACGCCCTGAAGTGCGCTGCCTGCCACGGCACCACCAGCGTACCGGCAACCCAGATGAACCTGAAGTCAATGGGCTACGCTTTGAAGGCATCAGAATCCGTGGTCTGCGTCCAGTGCCACGGCAGCGAAGACAGTCTGAGCTTCACCAAGGTACACAGCAAGCATGTGGCCGACAGAAGATATGACTGTTCCTTCTGCCACAACTTCAGTCGGGCAGCCGAGCGCGGCCTGAAAACCACCAAATAG
- a CDS encoding chitobiase/beta-hexosaminidase C-terminal domain-containing protein: MKNLSGLVCFVVTLAVTSMASAASYTLSISTDKTSYTPGQTMNITAIFKKDSTGITSPSKREVRIKDSSGRELVKTSMSNAGSGKYTYAYKLSSSARTGKYEVRGEFEYNGNKRTAYSYPQVATSSADTIAPVTSVSPAGGNYTTAQSVRLTANEAATIYYTTNGSTPSTASAVYSAPLTISATTTLKYFARDTAGNSEAVKTATYTISTTPPADTTAPVTSVSPAGGSYTTAQSVRLTANEAATIYYTTNGSTPTTASAVYSTPLTISATTTLKYFARDTAGNSEAVKTATYTIGSTGGSGPHAGLTYTGTTMCLQCHTKQATDLAGSVHYKWETPYAAISNKPGVTGGKLNTAVNAYCINTLGNWNGCGSCHIGAGAKPGTIADATQNIDCLICHQVAYKRVRNATTGLFEPDTAKMTISMDQAVQTLHKPVKSNCLQCHAKGGGGDALKRGDLAVINGTTTDRNYDVHMASTGANLTCQQCHTYTNHHVAGRGSDLRPTDSTVTVGCATSSCHSNKAALNAGHATTAINTHLKRVACQTCHIPSYGRKAADAVLDTVTGFGDQSTETDRTWVTPEWSVANNRWEPTVVRANNLKPVYAFYDGSSWVYDLHDVAVIDPATGNYKISRPNGGINTANTKLYPFKYKTSTQPMHTASGKLIALNTSVYFKTADVAGAIQSGLTNMGLNPGDAYSMVKADEYQMLNHTVAPKANALQCAACHGTASVPATHMNLKSMGYTMKAAQSVVCIQCHGNKSMPSFTSLHSKHVTSKGYDCSFCHSFSRATERGLKTTK; encoded by the coding sequence ATGAAGAATCTGTCCGGCCTGGTCTGTTTTGTCGTGACCCTTGCCGTCACATCAATGGCCTCAGCAGCCAGCTACACCCTGAGCATCAGCACCGACAAGACCAGCTATACCCCTGGTCAGACCATGAACATCACTGCCATCTTCAAAAAAGACAGCACCGGCATTACCTCCCCCAGCAAACGTGAAGTCAGAATCAAGGACTCGTCCGGCAGAGAACTGGTGAAGACCAGCATGAGCAACGCCGGCAGCGGAAAATATACCTATGCCTACAAACTCTCCAGTTCAGCCAGGACCGGCAAGTATGAAGTTCGCGGTGAGTTTGAATATAATGGCAACAAGAGAACGGCCTACAGCTACCCCCAGGTAGCAACCAGTAGCGCCGACACCATTGCGCCGGTCACCTCTGTCTCCCCGGCAGGGGGCAACTACACCACGGCGCAGTCGGTCAGGCTGACAGCCAACGAGGCTGCCACCATCTACTACACCACCAACGGCAGCACCCCCTCCACCGCCTCTGCCGTCTACAGCGCACCACTGACCATCAGCGCCACCACCACCCTGAAGTATTTCGCCCGCGACACAGCCGGTAACAGTGAAGCGGTAAAGACTGCCACCTACACCATCAGCACAACACCACCAGCTGATACAACGGCGCCGGTCACCTCTGTTTCCCCGGCAGGGGGCAGCTACACCACGGCGCAGTCGGTCAGACTGACAGCCAATGAGGCTGCCACCATCTACTACACCACCAACGGCAGCACCCCCACCACCGCCTCTGCCGTCTACAGTACGCCGCTGACCATCAGCGCCACCACCACCCTGAAGTACTTCGCCCGCGACACAGCCGGTAACAGTGAAGCGGTAAAGACTGCCACCTACACCATCGGTTCCACCGGCGGCAGCGGTCCCCACGCCGGTCTGACCTACACCGGCACCACCATGTGCCTGCAGTGCCACACCAAACAGGCCACCGATCTGGCCGGTTCGGTCCACTACAAGTGGGAGACCCCCTACGCCGCCATCAGCAACAAACCAGGGGTAACCGGCGGCAAACTGAACACCGCCGTCAACGCCTACTGCATCAACACCCTGGGCAACTGGAACGGCTGCGGTTCATGCCATATCGGTGCCGGTGCCAAGCCGGGCACCATTGCCGATGCCACCCAGAACATCGACTGTCTGATCTGCCACCAGGTTGCCTACAAGCGGGTACGTAACGCCACCACCGGCCTGTTTGAGCCGGACACCGCCAAGATGACCATCTCCATGGATCAGGCCGTGCAGACCCTGCACAAGCCGGTTAAATCAAACTGTCTGCAGTGCCATGCCAAGGGCGGCGGCGGTGATGCCCTCAAGCGTGGCGACCTGGCAGTAATCAACGGCACCACCACCGACCGCAACTACGATGTCCATATGGCCTCCACCGGCGCCAACCTGACCTGTCAGCAGTGCCACACCTACACCAACCACCATGTGGCCGGTCGCGGCTCAGACCTGCGCCCCACCGACAGCACCGTAACCGTCGGCTGTGCAACCAGCAGCTGCCACAGCAACAAGGCTGCCCTGAATGCCGGTCATGCCACCACCGCCATCAACACCCACCTGAAGCGTGTGGCCTGCCAGACCTGCCATATCCCCTCCTACGGCAGAAAGGCGGCTGATGCCGTACTGGACACCGTGACCGGCTTTGGTGACCAGTCCACTGAAACCGACCGCACCTGGGTAACCCCCGAATGGTCAGTGGCCAACAACCGCTGGGAGCCGACCGTTGTCCGTGCCAACAACCTGAAGCCGGTCTACGCCTTCTATGACGGCAGCTCCTGGGTCTATGACCTGCATGATGTGGCCGTGATCGATCCGGCCACCGGCAACTACAAGATCAGCCGTCCCAACGGCGGCATCAACACCGCCAACACCAAGCTGTATCCGTTCAAGTACAAGACCTCGACCCAGCCGATGCACACTGCCAGCGGCAAGCTGATCGCCCTGAACACCTCGGTCTACTTCAAGACCGCCGATGTGGCCGGTGCCATCCAGTCCGGCCTGACCAACATGGGTCTGAACCCGGGCGATGCCTACAGCATGGTCAAGGCCGACGAGTACCAGATGCTGAACCACACCGTGGCACCCAAGGCCAACGCCCTGCAGTGTGCTGCCTGCCACGGCACCGCCAGCGTACCGGCAACCCACATGAACCTGAAGTCGATGGGCTACACCATGAAGGCTGCCCAGTCCGTAGTCTGCATCCAGTGCCACGGCAACAAGAGCATGCCGAGCTTCACCTCGCTGCACAGCAAGCACGTCACCAGCAAGGGCTATGACTGTTCCTTCTGCCACAGCTTCAGCCGTGCAACCGAGCGTGGCCTGAAAACCACCAAGTAG
- a CDS encoding cohesin domain-containing protein, with product MPRMMPTIQHALRLLSGILLAAALCLPGCSAAQKAFSKGEELEQEGNFEAAMYRYAEAFSKNAAESSYRLSFFRAREAAAKQRFKAGTELMSKALYAAAEEQFQTAASLDPTQERFRQLADQAARLNQADKIYREGLDFEKANKPQYARSAFQQAFELRPDAKLYQEALQRVAGSPATSLAGRDLQLTSVKPLTLKANGTRLKELFSTITRHSGINFVFDPDFKDQPATLTLENSGFRQALDLLAALHRIDYAVINESTVLIYPQSAEKTKQYQDMQLRTFHLNHLDAKKAANLIRTMLQVRRLYINEDANALVVRDTSDVTDVIEKILEAHDLPEAEVVLDVEVIEISDKNAHNVGLLLSNYDVQLGAFSPSNELLATTLKDTTSTTSTTVTTDATIKNLVKAFSINSFGGYVTVPNAQYNFGKTLANGEVLSNPKIRVKNKEKAKFNVGTRVPITTTTMATTGTTSQVNVQYVDVGVKVNAEPTIQLNNEVSIKLGLEVSSIISRETVGGKDSATTVVTIGTRNLDTVLSLKDGETSVIGGLISHSNSDSKQKIFLLGDIPLIGPLLSNSKTDNDKTELILAITPRLVRGVTVPRGNLTSFSSSKEDRPAVQPLPAIQPSAPPAVPAAARPAVPVVSPAAPSVPPPVSSAPVAPAAIPNTLTINAPSSTVPGQSFKVLVSAEGVSDMKGGSFSLNYTPALLELLSTAQGTLLGKDNGPDAFTTTDDPVKGNVTVTLQQADTATGATGSGTLAGFIFRSKGKGTANLTIGQTRILSATGQFLPLKATSKSITIQ from the coding sequence ATGCCCAGAATGATGCCTACAATACAGCACGCGCTCCGGCTCCTGAGCGGGATACTGCTTGCGGCTGCACTCTGCCTGCCGGGCTGTTCCGCAGCCCAAAAGGCGTTTAGCAAAGGAGAAGAGCTGGAGCAGGAAGGCAACTTTGAGGCTGCCATGTATCGCTACGCCGAGGCCTTCAGCAAAAATGCTGCGGAGAGCAGCTACCGCCTCAGCTTTTTCAGGGCCCGTGAGGCAGCAGCCAAACAACGCTTCAAGGCCGGTACCGAGCTGATGTCCAAAGCGCTGTATGCCGCTGCTGAGGAACAGTTTCAGACGGCAGCGAGTCTTGACCCGACCCAGGAACGGTTCAGACAGCTGGCTGACCAGGCCGCACGCCTCAACCAGGCAGACAAAATCTATCGCGAAGGGCTTGATTTTGAAAAGGCCAACAAGCCGCAGTATGCCCGCAGTGCCTTTCAACAGGCTTTTGAGCTCCGGCCCGATGCCAAACTGTATCAGGAAGCGTTGCAACGGGTAGCAGGCAGCCCCGCGACCAGTCTGGCCGGTCGGGATCTGCAGCTTACATCGGTGAAGCCGTTGACGCTGAAGGCCAACGGCACCAGACTGAAAGAGTTATTCAGCACCATCACCCGGCATTCCGGCATCAACTTTGTCTTTGATCCTGACTTCAAGGATCAACCCGCAACCCTCACCCTGGAAAACAGCGGTTTCCGCCAGGCACTCGATCTGCTGGCCGCCCTGCACAGGATTGACTATGCCGTTATCAACGAGAGCACGGTATTGATCTACCCGCAGAGTGCGGAGAAGACCAAGCAGTACCAGGACATGCAGCTGCGCACCTTCCACCTGAACCACCTGGATGCCAAGAAGGCGGCCAACCTGATCAGGACCATGCTGCAGGTCAGGCGGCTGTATATCAACGAGGATGCCAATGCCCTGGTGGTACGGGATACCAGTGATGTCACCGATGTGATCGAAAAGATCCTGGAGGCCCATGACCTGCCGGAGGCAGAGGTGGTGCTGGATGTCGAGGTGATCGAGATCAGTGACAAGAACGCCCACAACGTCGGTCTGCTGCTGAGCAACTACGATGTGCAGCTGGGGGCGTTCTCCCCCAGCAACGAACTGCTGGCAACCACGCTCAAGGACACCACCTCCACGACATCCACCACGGTCACCACCGATGCCACCATCAAGAACCTGGTCAAGGCCTTCAGCATCAACAGCTTCGGCGGTTATGTCACCGTGCCCAATGCCCAGTACAACTTCGGCAAGACCCTGGCCAACGGCGAGGTACTCTCCAATCCCAAGATCAGGGTCAAGAACAAGGAAAAGGCCAAGTTCAATGTCGGCACCAGGGTACCGATCACCACCACCACCATGGCCACCACCGGCACCACCTCGCAGGTCAACGTGCAGTACGTGGATGTGGGGGTCAAGGTCAATGCCGAGCCCACCATCCAGCTCAACAACGAGGTTTCCATCAAGCTGGGACTTGAGGTCAGCTCGATCATCTCCCGCGAGACCGTGGGGGGCAAGGACAGTGCCACCACGGTGGTCACCATTGGCACCCGCAACCTGGATACGGTCCTAAGCCTCAAAGACGGTGAGACCAGTGTCATCGGCGGTCTGATCTCCCACAGCAACAGCGACAGCAAACAGAAGATCTTCCTGCTGGGTGACATCCCGCTGATCGGACCGCTCTTGTCAAACAGCAAGACCGACAACGACAAGACCGAGCTGATCCTGGCCATTACACCCAGGCTCGTCAGGGGCGTGACCGTCCCCCGAGGCAACCTGACATCCTTCTCAAGCAGTAAGGAGGACCGCCCTGCAGTGCAGCCGCTGCCCGCAATTCAACCGTCAGCCCCACCTGCGGTTCCGGCTGCCGCCAGACCGGCAGTTCCGGTTGTTTCCCCGGCAGCCCCTTCAGTACCCCCGCCCGTCAGCAGTGCTCCCGTTGCTCCTGCTGCCATCCCGAATACCCTCACCATCAATGCTCCCAGTTCAACTGTACCCGGTCAGTCATTCAAGGTGCTGGTCAGCGCAGAAGGGGTATCCGATATGAAGGGCGGCAGTTTCTCACTGAACTACACACCGGCACTACTGGAACTGCTCTCAACCGCACAAGGGACGCTACTCGGCAAGGATAACGGCCCGGACGCCTTTACCACCACGGACGACCCGGTCAAAGGCAATGTCACCGTCACCCTGCAACAAGCCGATACCGCAACCGGGGCCACCGGCAGCGGTACGCTGGCCGGTTTTATCTTCAGGTCCAAAGGCAAAGGCACCGCCAATCTCACCATCGGCCAGACACGTATCCTGTCAGCCACAGGGCAATTCCTCCCCCTGAAAGCCACCTCCAAGAGCATTACCATCCAGTAA
- a CDS encoding ABC transporter ATP-binding protein has protein sequence MIALNQVTKNFAIGPATSFTAVDNVSLTITRSSMTILKGPSGSGKTTLLALIGCMTRPSSGRIMLQGVETSFFQASESAEGFDSSSLPERFLTEIRRSTFGFIFQQFNLIKGISALQNIMLPAYPTGEQQPVVKQRALGLMEQFDLLRHRNSPVEWLSGGELQRVAIARALINNPIAIIADEPTAHLDSQLSQAFMESIGQLKDSGKTVLIASHDPIVYSSPLADQVLEMRDGRIVRQELLP, from the coding sequence ATGATTGCACTGAACCAGGTCACCAAAAACTTCGCCATCGGCCCGGCCACCAGCTTTACCGCGGTGGATAACGTGAGCCTGACCATTACACGCAGCAGCATGACGATCCTGAAAGGCCCCAGCGGATCAGGCAAGACCACCCTGCTGGCCTTGATCGGCTGCATGACCAGACCAAGTTCGGGGCGGATCATGCTGCAGGGGGTAGAGACCAGCTTCTTTCAGGCAAGCGAGTCAGCTGAGGGGTTTGACAGTTCCAGCCTGCCGGAGCGGTTCCTGACCGAGATCCGCCGTTCCACCTTTGGTTTCATCTTTCAGCAGTTTAACCTGATCAAGGGGATCAGCGCCCTGCAGAACATCATGCTGCCGGCCTACCCCACCGGCGAACAGCAGCCGGTGGTCAAGCAGCGGGCACTGGGGCTGATGGAACAGTTTGATCTGCTGCGTCATCGTAACTCGCCGGTGGAATGGCTCTCCGGCGGGGAACTGCAGCGGGTTGCCATTGCCCGCGCCCTGATCAACAACCCGATCGCCATTATTGCCGATGAGCCGACCGCCCACCTGGACAGTCAACTTTCTCAAGCATTCATGGAGAGCATCGGCCAGCTGAAAGACAGTGGCAAGACCGTACTGATCGCCAGCCATGACCCGATTGTCTACAGTTCGCCATTGGCAGACCAGGTGCTGGAGATGCGTGATGGCCGGATTGTCCGGCAGGAACTGTTGCCGTGA